A genomic window from Planococcus rifietoensis includes:
- a CDS encoding AIM24 family protein: MSKYSIKQFVQQTKQEESARDFFELETDRLLEVNLNGQVWAKAGSMISYEGNIKFEREGMLEHGLGKFVKKALSGEGAQLMKANGQGKLYVADSGKKITILDLEGESIFINGNDLLAFQDGLDWDIKLMRRVAGMMAGGLFNIRLEGHGLVAFTSHYEPLTLLVTPDTPVFTDPNATVAWSGNLEPDFVTDVQLKSFFGRGSGESVQMKFSGNGFVVVQPFEEIYHAPQG, encoded by the coding sequence ATGTCGAAGTATTCCATTAAGCAATTTGTCCAGCAAACGAAACAGGAAGAAAGCGCGCGCGATTTTTTCGAGCTCGAAACGGACCGCCTGCTCGAAGTGAACTTGAATGGCCAAGTATGGGCCAAAGCGGGCTCGATGATTTCCTATGAAGGCAATATCAAATTCGAGCGCGAAGGCATGCTCGAGCACGGCCTCGGGAAATTCGTCAAAAAAGCGCTCAGCGGAGAAGGCGCACAGTTAATGAAAGCGAACGGCCAAGGCAAACTCTACGTCGCGGACAGCGGCAAGAAAATCACCATTTTAGATCTTGAAGGCGAAAGCATCTTCATCAACGGCAACGACTTGCTCGCGTTTCAGGACGGGCTCGACTGGGACATCAAATTGATGCGCCGCGTCGCCGGAATGATGGCGGGCGGATTGTTCAATATCCGCTTAGAAGGCCACGGCCTCGTCGCGTTCACCTCCCATTACGAGCCGCTCACTTTGCTCGTTACGCCGGATACGCCGGTGTTCACCGATCCGAACGCGACTGTCGCTTGGTCAGGCAATTTGGAACCGGATTTCGTCACCGACGTGCAATTGAAAAGCTTTTTCGGGAGAGGCAGCGGAGAATCCGTACAGATGAAATTCTCCGGCAACGGCTTCGTCGTCGTCCAGCCGTTCGAGGAAATTTACCACGCGCCACAAGGCTAA
- a CDS encoding proline iminopeptidase-family hydrolase: protein MEHVKEGFITVTGGKVWYRITGKGPGIPLLLLHGGPGMKSSDSDPLRQLGTERPVIQYDQLGCGKSERPEDASLWTVDRYVEELGQVIRALELEEIHLLGHSWGTMLAASYLFTKPPGVRSVIFSGPALDAQRWERDQRAYLKQFPEQVQKTIEESESQGTTDSDDYQQAMMQYYKTHMCRVEPWPDELSDDLDQLNPNVYNYMWGASEFTVTGTLKHFDATERLHEIDIPALFTCGRYDEATPEATEQYASLVPDAEFHVFENSSHMPPVEEPEAYVETVREWVNRQEMKPGA, encoded by the coding sequence ATGGAACATGTCAAAGAAGGATTCATTACCGTGACCGGGGGCAAAGTATGGTACCGCATCACCGGCAAAGGACCCGGTATTCCGCTATTGCTGCTTCATGGCGGGCCGGGAATGAAAAGCAGCGACAGCGACCCGTTGAGGCAATTAGGGACAGAGCGGCCGGTCATCCAATACGATCAGCTCGGCTGCGGGAAATCGGAGCGGCCGGAAGATGCTTCTCTTTGGACCGTGGACCGCTACGTTGAAGAGCTCGGGCAAGTGATCCGAGCGCTCGAGCTGGAAGAAATCCATTTGCTCGGCCATTCCTGGGGGACGATGCTCGCCGCGTCTTATTTATTTACAAAACCACCAGGCGTGCGCAGTGTCATATTCTCGGGGCCAGCGCTCGATGCGCAGCGCTGGGAGCGGGACCAGCGTGCTTATTTAAAGCAATTCCCAGAACAAGTGCAAAAGACGATCGAGGAGAGCGAAAGCCAAGGGACGACCGATTCAGACGATTACCAACAAGCGATGATGCAGTATTACAAAACCCATATGTGCCGCGTCGAGCCTTGGCCAGACGAGTTGTCGGATGATCTCGATCAGCTGAACCCGAATGTCTACAATTATATGTGGGGAGCTTCGGAATTCACGGTCACCGGCACCTTGAAACATTTCGATGCGACGGAGCGCCTGCATGAAATCGATATTCCGGCTTTGTTTACTTGCGGCCGTTACGATGAAGCGACACCTGAAGCGACAGAACAGTATGCGAGCCTCGTCCCGGATGCGGAATTTCACGTATTCGAAAACAGCTCGCATATGCCGCCAGTCGAAGAACCGGAAGCTTATGTGGAAACCGTGCGCGAATGGGTCAACCGCCAGGAAATGAAGCCAGGTGCGTAA
- a CDS encoding SDR family NAD(P)-dependent oxidoreductase: MAEKVVLITGGAGGIGMDTAKAFLEQGDRVVLVDINQEALDKTKDVLEADEAQIKVIQANVTEESDVANYVQETVDAFGRIDVFFNNAGINGPHKMIKDLEKEHFESIMGINVTGVFLGLKHVIQQMEKQGFGSIINTASNAAYIGSPGMPGYIASKHAVVGLTKTAALETAAQGIRVNAVAPAAIDTQMLTAIQSNISPDDPEAAAAAIRQGIPVGRFGTPMEVAQIVLFLASDKSSFVTGSIYNVDGGMQAD, translated from the coding sequence ATGGCAGAAAAAGTAGTGCTAATTACAGGCGGCGCAGGCGGAATCGGCATGGATACAGCGAAGGCCTTTTTGGAACAGGGCGATCGCGTCGTCCTTGTCGACATCAACCAGGAAGCGCTGGATAAGACGAAAGATGTACTGGAAGCCGACGAAGCACAAATCAAAGTCATTCAAGCAAATGTCACCGAAGAAAGCGATGTGGCAAATTATGTCCAGGAAACCGTAGACGCTTTCGGGCGCATCGATGTCTTTTTCAATAACGCCGGCATCAACGGCCCCCATAAAATGATCAAAGATTTGGAGAAAGAACATTTCGAAAGCATCATGGGCATCAATGTCACGGGCGTTTTCCTGGGACTCAAGCATGTGATCCAGCAGATGGAGAAACAAGGATTCGGCAGCATTATCAACACAGCATCGAATGCGGCTTATATCGGCTCACCTGGCATGCCGGGCTATATCGCTTCTAAACACGCAGTCGTCGGACTGACAAAAACGGCTGCGTTGGAAACAGCTGCACAAGGCATCCGTGTCAATGCGGTCGCACCGGCAGCTATCGATACCCAAATGCTGACCGCTATCCAAAGCAATATTTCTCCGGATGACCCTGAAGCAGCTGCTGCAGCCATACGGCAAGGCATTCCGGTCGGCCGTTTCGGTACACCGATGGAAGTCGCGCAAATCGTGCTGTTCTTGGCTTCCGATAAATCCTCTTTTGTCACTGGTTCCATTTACAATGTCGACGGTGGCATGCAAGCCGATTGA
- the nadX gene encoding aspartate dehydrogenase yields MNIGIIGTGNIATYLLEQVNENRMADGRITAVFGRNVEAGTRLKERFGMGFYTDLNEFLSGSIDTVVEAVTVDAAQLFLKQVLEHKKDLIVSSIGVFKDFAFLDELTQLAETNGTHIYLPSGAIGGLDVLQSARALGGLESVQLTTRKSPMSLGIETDREQVLFDGTAFDAVDEFPKNINVALVLAIAGIGVHKTKVRIIVDPNVERNKHMIAAQGVFGKMQLQVENTPMAANPKTSLLAALSILSVLQNKGLALRIGN; encoded by the coding sequence ATGAACATCGGCATCATCGGAACCGGCAACATAGCGACCTATTTGCTCGAACAGGTGAATGAAAACCGCATGGCAGATGGGCGGATCACTGCAGTGTTCGGACGCAACGTGGAAGCCGGAACGCGTTTAAAAGAGCGCTTTGGCATGGGGTTTTACACAGATTTAAACGAATTTCTATCGGGCTCTATCGATACCGTCGTGGAAGCTGTAACAGTGGATGCGGCGCAGTTGTTTTTGAAACAAGTGCTTGAACATAAAAAAGACCTCATCGTCAGCAGCATCGGCGTGTTCAAAGACTTCGCATTTTTGGATGAACTGACGCAACTTGCGGAAACGAACGGCACACATATCTATTTGCCATCGGGCGCGATCGGCGGATTGGACGTTTTGCAATCGGCAAGGGCATTGGGCGGATTGGAATCTGTCCAGCTGACGACACGGAAGTCGCCGATGTCACTAGGAATAGAGACGGACCGTGAACAAGTGCTGTTTGACGGGACGGCGTTTGATGCGGTCGATGAATTCCCGAAGAACATTAACGTCGCGCTCGTACTCGCCATTGCGGGCATCGGAGTGCACAAGACGAAAGTGCGCATCATCGTCGACCCAAATGTCGAACGCAATAAGCATATGATCGCAGCACAAGGGGTTTTTGGCAAGATGCAGTTGCAAGTTGAGAACACCCCGATGGCAGCGAACCCGAAAACCAGTTTACTCGCGGCCTTGAGCATTCTGTCAGTGCTGCAGAATAAAGGGCTTGCTTTGAGAATTGGCAATTGA
- a CDS encoding TetR/AcrR family transcriptional regulator produces MPTSTTKRDDILDSALTLFAERGFDATTIPMIATDAKVGAGTIYRYFANKEVLVNTLFQHYVTLFKEALEKDYPEGAGIREQFHHLFQGMIRFTNEHDHALYFIKTHTSAYFLDAESREQFGHLLMIFEDFFEVGKQHGHIRPLPSKALIAIIFGGFLQLYQLIRVGELEASAELLAGVEESCWDAVRHHS; encoded by the coding sequence ATGCCGACATCCACCACTAAACGAGATGATATTCTCGACAGCGCGCTGACTTTGTTTGCTGAACGCGGCTTTGATGCTACGACCATCCCGATGATCGCGACCGACGCAAAAGTCGGGGCGGGGACGATTTACCGCTATTTCGCCAATAAGGAAGTGCTCGTCAACACTTTGTTCCAGCATTACGTCACCTTGTTCAAGGAGGCACTGGAGAAAGATTATCCTGAGGGAGCGGGCATTCGTGAGCAATTCCATCATCTATTCCAAGGGATGATCCGCTTTACGAACGAGCACGATCATGCCTTGTATTTCATTAAAACCCATACGTCCGCTTATTTTCTGGACGCCGAAAGCCGGGAGCAATTCGGCCATTTGCTGATGATCTTCGAAGATTTCTTCGAGGTTGGAAAACAGCATGGGCACATCCGACCGCTTCCGTCAAAGGCGCTGATCGCCATTATTTTCGGCGGCTTTTTGCAACTCTATCAATTGATCCGCGTAGGGGAACTTGAAGCCTCAGCTGAACTATTGGCAGGAGTCGAGGAAAGCTGCTGGGATGCTGTGCGTCATCATTCGTGA
- a CDS encoding peptide ABC transporter substrate-binding protein gives MVKRNKAWALAISASLTAMLAACGGEQETATDKESASQQGELDSVQELRLTTGSGVPTMDSVMADDAVSFTMLNNAGEGLYRLDQHNTAIPAMASGEPEISEDGLTYTFTLREANWSDGSPVTAHDLVFAWQRAADPETGSTYGPYMMAGTIKNAAAIAEGKLDKSELGITAQDDQTLVVSLERPIPYFLSLMAFGTFYPQKEAYVTELGDQYAVDSENLLSNGPFILANWDATAASWELEKNPEYWDAETVKLDKVEFNIVPDPGTGVNLYETGEADRAGLAGEFAMQYAEDEEVVRVLKPSVYYLQFNQEREGEPTPLANPKLRKALALSFNKQDLADIVLANGSIPADFLVPTEFTFNANNEDFRQVNGDMMEFNAEEAKALWAEGLEEEGLTEVSLEYLSGDTELSKKIDAYMKDQMEGTLEGLTLEMSQVPFNVLLDKNEAQDYDIQSTGWGPDFQDPITFLDLFATESPQNTMAYSNEQVDELLEQANGELALKPEERWQALAEVEKILVEEDAAIANMYQFGSMALQKPYVHDVITHPFTGDFSYKWAYISGRE, from the coding sequence ATGGTGAAACGAAATAAAGCTTGGGCGCTGGCAATCTCGGCCAGTTTGACTGCGATGCTTGCAGCGTGCGGCGGGGAACAGGAAACCGCGACGGACAAAGAAAGTGCTTCACAACAAGGCGAATTGGACAGTGTCCAGGAATTGCGCTTGACGACAGGGTCTGGGGTTCCGACCATGGATTCCGTAATGGCAGACGATGCGGTATCGTTCACCATGTTGAACAATGCAGGCGAAGGTCTTTACCGGCTGGATCAGCACAATACGGCCATTCCGGCGATGGCTTCAGGCGAGCCTGAAATCAGTGAAGACGGGCTGACCTATACATTTACGCTGCGCGAGGCAAACTGGTCTGACGGCTCGCCCGTGACGGCGCATGATCTTGTGTTCGCGTGGCAGCGGGCAGCCGACCCGGAAACAGGATCGACATACGGCCCGTATATGATGGCGGGAACGATTAAGAATGCTGCTGCGATTGCAGAAGGCAAGCTGGACAAGTCGGAACTCGGCATTACCGCACAAGACGATCAAACGCTCGTCGTATCACTTGAACGCCCGATTCCTTATTTCTTGTCCTTGATGGCGTTCGGTACGTTTTATCCGCAGAAGGAAGCGTACGTCACGGAACTTGGAGATCAATACGCCGTGGATTCAGAAAATCTGTTGTCGAACGGTCCGTTCATTTTGGCGAACTGGGATGCAACTGCAGCATCGTGGGAGCTGGAGAAAAACCCCGAATATTGGGATGCGGAAACGGTGAAGTTGGACAAAGTCGAATTCAATATCGTCCCGGATCCAGGAACTGGCGTTAATTTATACGAAACGGGCGAAGCAGACCGTGCTGGCTTGGCTGGTGAATTTGCCATGCAATACGCGGAAGATGAGGAAGTCGTGCGCGTTTTGAAGCCGTCTGTCTATTATTTGCAGTTCAACCAGGAGCGCGAAGGTGAACCGACGCCGCTTGCGAACCCGAAATTACGCAAAGCTTTGGCGCTGTCGTTCAATAAACAGGATTTGGCGGATATCGTTCTCGCCAACGGGTCGATCCCGGCAGATTTCTTGGTCCCGACGGAATTCACGTTTAATGCAAACAATGAAGATTTCCGCCAGGTCAATGGGGATATGATGGAATTCAATGCCGAGGAAGCGAAAGCCTTATGGGCAGAAGGCTTGGAGGAAGAAGGGCTGACGGAAGTGAGCTTGGAGTACTTGAGCGGCGATACGGAACTTTCGAAAAAGATCGATGCCTATATGAAAGACCAAATGGAAGGCACTCTGGAAGGCTTGACGCTCGAGATGAGCCAAGTGCCGTTCAACGTTCTGCTCGATAAAAACGAAGCACAGGATTACGATATCCAAAGCACAGGCTGGGGCCCGGATTTCCAGGACCCGATTACATTCCTTGATTTGTTTGCGACCGAATCGCCTCAAAACACGATGGCGTATTCCAATGAACAAGTGGATGAATTGCTGGAACAGGCGAACGGCGAACTTGCCTTGAAACCGGAAGAGCGCTGGCAAGCGTTAGCTGAAGTGGAGAAAATCCTCGTCGAAGAAGATGCGGCCATTGCCAATATGTATCAGTTCGGCAGCATGGCGCTGCAAAAACCGTATGTGCACGATGTCATCACGCATCCGTTCACGGGCGACTTCAGCTATAAATGGGCTTATATCTCAGGAAGAGAATAG
- a CDS encoding bifunctional cytochrome P450/NADPH--P450 reductase, which yields MIQMKNLPQPKSYGPLGNLPLIDKEKPVQSFMKQARELGPIYQFHFPGRASTFVSSAELAAEICDETRFDKKIGPALQKVRAFGGDGLFTSGTEEPNWKKAHNILLPSFSQQAMKGYHEKMIDLASQLVQKWARLNPNEEIDVPDDMTRLTLDTIGLCGFNYRFNSFYREDSHPFIEKMVRALDESMSQTQRLGIQDKLMVRSKQQFKEDIDYMFNLVDQLIAERKEAGDQGEDDLLAHMLKGKDPETGESLDDENIRFQIITFLIAGHETTSGLLSFAIQYLLKHPDKLAKAYAEVDEVLGDATPSFKQVKQLKYVRMILNEALRLWPTAPAFSVYAKEDTTLAGKYEVGKGEAFTLLIPELHRDKSVWGQDAESFRPERFEDISKIPHHAYKPFGNGQRACIGQQFALHEAVLVLGMVLQHFELIDHSDYQLEVKETLTFKPDGLTMKVKPRRKVQMFQAPVAEEPEQAPEAEQAIDSHGTPLLVLYGSNLGTAQGVARELSETARFKGFESQVAALDDYAGNLPTQGAVVIVSASYNGNPPDNAVRFMEWLETADSTEGVTYSVFGCGDRNWATTYQRVPSIIDEQLSATGAAQLIGRGEGDASEDFDGELEKWQQALWPALAERFGLDLETNAQATNQLTMEFISGVSHTPSARAYDAFTAVVAGNDELLKTAERSTRHIEIQLPEGAAYQEGDHLGVLPENSKELVERVLTRFGLKGEEHVVLEGSSGRANHLPTGQPVQLEQLLASYVELQEPATRAQLRELAKSNPCPPHKQELEQLVEDETYKREVLAKRLTMLELLERFMSCEMEFEHFLALLPALKARYYSISSSPRVSSSKASITVSVVKGAAWSGTGEYEGIASNYLAKREAGDKIACFIRTPQTAFQLPENPETPLVMVGPGTGIAPFRGFIQARKVLKEQGVQLGAAQLYFGCRHAQEDFLYEEELKQAEQLGLIELHSAFSRQQQDKVYVQHLMEQNAQEILGLLEQGGHLYICGDGGKMAPAVEQSLIRSYQELRNTTHEQALAWLAELEQSGRFAKDVWSAS from the coding sequence ATGATCCAAATGAAAAACCTTCCACAACCGAAATCTTATGGCCCGCTTGGCAATTTGCCCTTGATCGATAAAGAAAAGCCGGTGCAATCGTTCATGAAGCAAGCCCGTGAACTCGGGCCGATCTATCAATTTCATTTTCCGGGACGTGCCAGCACGTTTGTATCAAGTGCGGAACTGGCAGCGGAAATTTGTGACGAGACGCGCTTTGATAAAAAGATCGGGCCGGCTCTCCAGAAAGTCCGTGCGTTCGGGGGCGACGGCTTGTTCACGAGCGGAACCGAAGAGCCGAACTGGAAGAAAGCCCATAATATCCTGTTGCCAAGTTTCAGCCAGCAGGCGATGAAAGGCTATCACGAGAAGATGATCGACCTTGCGTCGCAATTGGTGCAGAAATGGGCACGGCTCAATCCGAACGAGGAAATCGATGTGCCGGATGACATGACGCGATTGACACTCGATACGATCGGCTTGTGCGGATTCAATTACCGCTTCAATAGCTTTTACCGTGAGGATTCCCATCCGTTTATAGAGAAGATGGTGCGTGCTTTGGATGAATCGATGAGCCAGACGCAGCGTCTTGGCATCCAGGACAAATTGATGGTGCGCTCGAAGCAGCAATTCAAGGAAGACATCGATTATATGTTTAACTTGGTCGACCAATTGATCGCAGAGCGTAAAGAAGCAGGCGACCAGGGAGAAGATGATTTGCTGGCACATATGCTAAAAGGCAAAGACCCGGAAACCGGGGAGTCCTTGGATGATGAGAACATCCGCTTCCAAATCATCACGTTCTTGATTGCGGGGCATGAAACGACGAGCGGCTTGTTGTCATTCGCGATCCAGTACCTATTAAAACATCCGGATAAATTAGCAAAAGCCTATGCCGAAGTGGACGAAGTGCTTGGCGATGCGACGCCTTCATTCAAGCAAGTGAAGCAATTGAAATACGTGCGCATGATTTTAAATGAAGCGCTGCGCCTATGGCCGACCGCGCCGGCATTTTCCGTTTATGCGAAAGAAGATACGACACTTGCCGGCAAGTATGAAGTCGGAAAAGGTGAAGCGTTCACTTTGCTCATTCCGGAACTTCACCGCGATAAAAGCGTTTGGGGACAAGACGCAGAAAGTTTCCGGCCTGAGCGCTTCGAAGACATCTCGAAAATCCCCCATCATGCATACAAGCCGTTCGGCAACGGACAACGCGCTTGCATCGGCCAGCAATTCGCACTTCACGAAGCAGTGCTCGTGCTCGGCATGGTGCTGCAGCATTTCGAATTGATCGACCATAGCGATTACCAGCTCGAAGTGAAAGAAACTTTGACCTTCAAACCGGACGGATTGACGATGAAAGTAAAACCGAGACGTAAAGTGCAGATGTTCCAGGCACCAGTTGCGGAAGAGCCAGAACAAGCGCCGGAAGCTGAGCAAGCCATCGATTCGCACGGCACGCCGCTATTGGTGCTTTACGGATCCAACCTTGGGACAGCACAAGGCGTCGCCCGGGAGCTCTCGGAAACGGCACGTTTTAAAGGCTTTGAGTCACAAGTAGCTGCGCTCGATGACTATGCCGGCAACTTGCCAACACAGGGGGCGGTCGTCATCGTATCGGCTTCGTATAACGGAAACCCGCCGGACAATGCGGTGCGCTTTATGGAATGGCTGGAAACCGCTGATTCTACTGAAGGCGTCACATACAGCGTCTTCGGCTGCGGAGACCGCAACTGGGCAACGACCTATCAGCGCGTGCCGAGCATAATTGACGAACAACTATCGGCAACAGGCGCCGCACAGCTCATCGGCCGCGGAGAAGGCGATGCCAGCGAAGATTTCGACGGAGAGCTGGAAAAATGGCAGCAAGCTTTATGGCCAGCACTCGCCGAACGTTTCGGGCTCGACCTGGAAACGAACGCACAAGCAACCAATCAGTTGACGATGGAATTCATCAGCGGTGTCAGCCATACCCCATCAGCGCGTGCATACGATGCGTTCACTGCAGTAGTTGCTGGCAATGACGAGTTATTGAAGACAGCGGAACGCAGCACACGCCATATCGAGATTCAGTTGCCTGAAGGGGCGGCGTATCAAGAAGGCGACCATCTCGGCGTGCTGCCGGAGAATTCCAAGGAATTGGTGGAGCGGGTGTTGACGCGTTTCGGCCTAAAAGGTGAAGAGCATGTAGTTCTGGAAGGAAGCTCTGGACGCGCGAACCATTTGCCGACCGGCCAGCCGGTCCAGCTCGAACAATTGCTCGCAAGCTATGTCGAGTTGCAAGAGCCGGCGACACGCGCGCAATTACGCGAACTCGCGAAAAGCAATCCGTGCCCGCCGCATAAACAGGAGCTTGAACAATTGGTGGAAGACGAGACCTATAAACGGGAAGTGCTTGCGAAGCGTTTGACGATGCTAGAATTGCTGGAACGCTTTATGTCATGCGAGATGGAATTTGAGCACTTTTTGGCTTTATTGCCGGCATTGAAAGCCCGCTACTACTCGATCTCGAGCTCACCGCGTGTCTCATCCAGCAAAGCGAGCATCACGGTCAGCGTCGTGAAAGGCGCGGCTTGGAGCGGTACAGGAGAATACGAAGGCATCGCTTCCAATTATTTGGCGAAGCGCGAGGCGGGAGATAAAATCGCTTGCTTTATCCGCACGCCTCAAACCGCTTTCCAATTGCCGGAAAACCCGGAAACACCGCTCGTCATGGTCGGCCCAGGCACCGGCATCGCACCGTTCCGCGGCTTTATCCAAGCACGAAAAGTGTTGAAAGAACAAGGAGTGCAACTCGGCGCCGCCCAGCTGTATTTCGGCTGCCGTCATGCACAAGAGGATTTCTTATATGAAGAAGAATTGAAGCAAGCCGAGCAGCTTGGCTTGATCGAGTTGCACAGCGCCTTCTCAAGACAACAGCAAGATAAAGTCTATGTACAGCACTTGATGGAACAAAATGCACAGGAAATTCTCGGGCTGTTGGAACAGGGCGGACATCTGTATATTTGCGGAGATGGCGGCAAGATGGCGCCAGCCGTGGAGCAAAGCTTGATCCGCAGCTACCAGGAATTGCGAAACACAACGCATGAACAAGCGTTGGCATGGCTCGCGGAACTTGAACAATCCGGCCGGTTTGCGAAAGACGTTTGGTCGGCTTCGTAA
- a CDS encoding response regulator transcription factor encodes MALADQAGILKPGSNQEQSMVEMLKVFVNQCQMAEAYFFRYSIIGFLGEGIISLEQEKIKHIPELRYDIRSLPTIEAALLERKAKYYEGQEIFEKTSSNYIIDSTVRSFLVMPVFTGTTVHGFIYGINQETVCSPELLDHMTKFGEQAGKILCSFSISQSHALLSTREWEVMREIAWGAATKEIAGRLDISEATVKQYVKQAVKKLGVSNRTHAVAELMRRGAIF; translated from the coding sequence ATGGCTCTTGCGGATCAAGCTGGGATATTGAAGCCAGGCAGCAATCAGGAACAGTCCATGGTCGAAATGCTGAAAGTCTTTGTGAATCAATGCCAGATGGCGGAAGCTTATTTTTTCCGTTATTCGATTATCGGATTTTTAGGCGAAGGCATTATTTCATTGGAACAAGAGAAGATCAAGCACATCCCGGAATTGCGCTATGACATTCGCAGCCTGCCGACGATTGAAGCTGCCCTTCTGGAACGCAAGGCGAAATATTACGAAGGCCAGGAAATTTTCGAGAAGACCAGCAGCAATTACATCATCGATTCCACTGTCCGGTCATTTCTCGTGATGCCTGTCTTTACCGGAACTACCGTGCATGGCTTCATTTACGGCATTAATCAGGAAACCGTCTGCTCACCGGAATTATTGGATCACATGACGAAGTTTGGTGAACAAGCAGGCAAAATTTTGTGCTCTTTTTCAATATCCCAAAGCCATGCGTTATTGAGCACGCGGGAATGGGAAGTCATGAGGGAAATCGCCTGGGGAGCGGCGACGAAAGAAATCGCTGGGCGTCTGGACATCAGCGAGGCTACGGTCAAGCAATATGTGAAGCAAGCTGTGAAAAAGCTGGGCGTTTCCAATCGCACACATGCAGTAGCGGAGTTGATGAGAAGGGGAGCGATCTTTTAA